Proteins encoded together in one Neisseria lactamica window:
- a CDS encoding MacA family efflux pump subunit, which yields MAKMMKWAVVAAVAAAAVWGGWSYLKPEPQASYITETVRRGDIIRTVSATGEISPSNLVSVGAQASGQIKKLYVKLGQQVKKGDLIAEINSTSQTNTLNTEKSKLETYQAKLVSAQIALGSAEKKYKRQAALWKDDATSKEDLESAQDALAAAKANVAELKALIRQSKISINTAESELGYTRITATMDGTVVAIPVEEGQTVNAAQSAPTIIQLANLDMMLNKMQIAEGDITKVKAGQDISFMILSEPDTPIKAKLDSVDPGLTTMSSGGYNSSTDTASNAVYYYARSFVPNPDGKLATGMTTQNTVEIDGVKNVLIIPSLTVKNRGGKAFVRVLGADGKAVEREIRTGMKDSMNTEVKSGLKEGDKVVISEMTAAEQQESSERAMGGPPR from the coding sequence ATGGCAAAAATGATGAAATGGGCGGTTGTTGCGGCAGTCGCGGCGGCAGCGGTTTGGGGCGGATGGTCTTATCTGAAGCCCGAACCGCAGGCTTCTTATATTACGGAAACGGTCAGGCGCGGCGACATCATCCGGACGGTTTCTGCGACAGGTGAGATTTCACCGTCGAATCTGGTATCGGTCGGCGCGCAGGCATCGGGGCAGATTAAGAAACTTTATGTCAAACTCGGACAACAGGTCAAAAAGGGCGATTTGATTGCGGAAATCAATTCGACCTCGCAGACCAATACGCTCAATACGGAAAAATCCAAATTGGAAACGTATCAGGCGAAGCTGGTGTCGGCACAGATTGCATTGGGCAGCGCGGAGAAGAAATATAAGCGTCAGGCGGCGTTGTGGAAGGATGATGCGACCTCTAAAGAAGATTTGGAAAGCGCGCAGGATGCGCTTGCCGCCGCCAAAGCCAATGTTGCCGAGCTGAAGGCTCTAATCAGACAGAGCAAAATTTCCATCAATACCGCCGAGTCGGAATTGGGCTACACGCGCATTACCGCAACGATGGACGGCACGGTGGTGGCGATTCCCGTGGAAGAAGGGCAGACTGTGAACGCGGCGCAGTCCGCACCGACGATTATCCAGCTTGCCAATTTGGATATGATGTTGAACAAAATGCAGATTGCCGAGGGCGATATTACCAAGGTGAAGGCGGGGCAGGATATTTCGTTTATGATTTTGTCCGAACCGGATACGCCGATTAAGGCGAAGCTCGACAGCGTCGACCCCGGGCTGACCACGATGTCGTCGGGCGGCTACAACAGCAGTACGGATACGGCTTCCAATGCGGTCTACTATTATGCCCGTTCGTTTGTGCCCAATCCGGACGGCAAACTCGCCACGGGTATGACGACGCAGAATACGGTTGAAATCGACGGTGTGAAGAATGTGCTGATTATTCCGTCGCTGACCGTGAAAAATCGCGGCGGCAAGGCGTTCGTACGCGTGTTGGGTGCAGACGGCAAAGCAGTGGAGCGCGAAATCCGAACCGGTATGAAAGACAGTATGAATACCGAAGTGAAAAGCGGTTTGAAAGAGGGGGACAAAGTGGTCATCTCCGAAATGACCGCCGCCGAGCAACAGGAAAGCAGCGAACGCGCTATGGGCGGCCCGCCGCGCTGA
- a CDS encoding MacB family efflux pump subunit, giving the protein MSLIECKNINRYFGSGENRVHILKNISLSIEKGDFVAIIGQSGSGKSTLMNILGCLDTAGSGSYRIDGIETAKMQPDELAALRRERFGFIFQRYNLLSSLTARDNVALPAVYMGMGGKERSARAEKLLQDLGLASKEGNKPGELSGGQQQRVSIARALMNGGEIIFADEPTGALDTASGKNVMEIIRRLHEAGHTVIMVTHDPGIAANANRVIEIRDGEIISDTSKNPEIPASKVGRIREKASWSFYYDQFVEAFRMSVQAVLAHKMRSLLTMLGIIIGIASVVSVVALGNGSQKKILEDISSMGTNTISIFPGRGFGDRRSGKIRTLTIDDAKIIAKQSYVASATPMTSSGGTLTYRNTDLTASLYGVGEQYFDVRGLKLETGRLFDENDVKEDAQVVVIDQNVKDKLFADSDPLGKTILFRKRPLTVIGVMKKDENAFGNSDVLMLWSPYTTVMHQITGESHTNSITVKIKDDANTQVAEKGLTELLKARHGTEDFFMNNSDSIRQMVESTTGTMKLLISSIALISLVVGGIGVMNIMLVSVTERTKEIGIRMAIGARRGNILQQFLIEAVLICVIGGLVGVGLSAAVSLVFNHFVTDFPMDISAASVIGAVACSTGIGIAFGFMPANKAAKLNPIDALAQD; this is encoded by the coding sequence ATGAGCTTGATCGAATGTAAAAACATCAACCGCTATTTCGGCAGCGGCGAGAACCGCGTCCATATTTTGAAAAACATCAGCCTGTCGATAGAGAAGGGCGATTTTGTCGCCATCATCGGGCAGTCCGGTTCGGGCAAGTCCACGCTGATGAACATACTCGGCTGTTTGGATACCGCCGGTTCCGGTTCGTACCGAATCGACGGCATCGAAACTGCCAAAATGCAGCCTGACGAACTGGCGGCATTGCGCCGCGAACGCTTCGGTTTCATCTTCCAACGCTACAACCTCTTAAGCTCGCTGACCGCAAGGGACAACGTTGCGCTGCCGGCCGTGTATATGGGTATGGGCGGCAAAGAGCGTTCCGCGCGGGCGGAGAAGTTGTTGCAGGATTTGGGTTTGGCAAGTAAAGAGGGCAACAAGCCCGGCGAACTCTCGGGCGGACAGCAGCAGCGCGTCTCCATCGCCCGTGCCCTGATGAACGGCGGCGAAATCATCTTCGCCGACGAGCCGACCGGCGCGCTCGATACCGCCAGCGGCAAAAACGTGATGGAAATCATCCGCAGGCTGCACGAAGCGGGGCATACCGTCATTATGGTCACACACGACCCCGGCATTGCCGCCAACGCCAACCGCGTCATCGAAATCCGGGACGGCGAAATCATTTCCGACACCTCGAAAAATCCCGAAATCCCCGCAAGCAAGGTCGGGAGGATTCGGGAAAAAGCCTCGTGGTCGTTTTATTACGACCAGTTTGTCGAAGCCTTCAGAATGTCGGTGCAAGCAGTATTGGCGCACAAAATGCGTTCGCTTCTGACGATGCTGGGCATCATCATCGGTATCGCTTCGGTTGTCTCCGTCGTTGCATTGGGCAACGGTTCGCAGAAAAAAATCCTCGAAGACATCAGTTCGATGGGGACGAACACCATCAGCATCTTCCCCGGGCGCGGCTTCGGCGACAGGCGCAGCGGCAAAATCAGAACCCTGACCATAGACGACGCAAAAATCATCGCCAAACAAAGCTACGTTGCTTCCGCCACGCCTATGACTTCGAGCGGCGGCACGCTGACTTACCGCAATACCGACTTGACCGCTTCTTTGTACGGCGTGGGCGAACAATATTTCGACGTGCGCGGGCTGAAGCTGGAAACGGGGCGGCTGTTTGACGAAAACGATGTGAAAGAAGACGCGCAAGTCGTCGTCATCGACCAAAATGTTAAAGACAAACTCTTTGCGGATTCGGATCCGTTGGGTAAAACCATTTTGTTCAGGAAACGCCCCTTGACCGTCATCGGCGTGATGAAAAAAGACGAAAACGCTTTCGGCAATTCCGACGTGCTGATGCTTTGGTCGCCCTATACGACCGTGATGCACCAAATCACAGGCGAGAGCCACACCAACTCCATCACCGTTAAAATCAAAGACGATGCCAACACCCAAGTCGCCGAAAAAGGGTTGACCGAGCTGCTCAAAGCGCGGCACGGCACGGAAGATTTCTTTATGAACAACAGCGACAGCATCAGGCAGATGGTCGAAAGCACCACCGGCACGATGAAGCTGCTGATTTCCTCCATCGCCCTGATTTCATTGGTGGTCGGCGGCATCGGCGTGATGAACATTATGCTGGTGTCCGTTACCGAGCGCACCAAAGAAATCGGCATACGGATGGCAATCGGCGCGCGGCGCGGCAATATTTTGCAGCAGTTTTTGATTGAGGCGGTGTTAATCTGCGTCATCGGAGGCTTGGTCGGCGTAGGTTTGTCCGCCGCCGTCAGCCTCGTGTTCAACCACTTTGTAACCGACTTCCCGATGGACATTTCGGCGGCATCCGTTATCGGGGCGGTCGCCTGTTCGACCGGAATCGGCATCGCGTTCGGCTTTATGCCTGCCAATAAAGCAGCCAAACTCAATCCGATAGACGCATTGGCGCAGGATTGA
- a CDS encoding primosomal protein N' — MIYHRIAVNVPLSDGLLTYSHSEPLPQGMRVLVPFRNKTVVGVVWETDIAPDMDTARILSVQTAFSDEPPLPESWRDLLSFTSRYYHYPTGQAVFAALPQGLKETRAVEMPQPPLFYALNEAGRAQTPPPARFNKKAALWDALLSGGMTMAALKQVNAQAAKLIEDWAEQGWIETTEAAKPVLRSYHGQASHSEFVLNAGQRQASDAIQTTLGRFQPFLLYGITGSGKTEVYFDAMAKVLAQGRQVLFLLPEINLTPQLLKRVENRFADVPTAVLHSRMAAGRRTQDYLRAMLGQAKLVIGTRLAVFTPMDDVGLIVVDEEHDGSFKQDNELRYHARDLAVWRAKQSGCPIILGSATPSLESWHKAQSGAYRLLQLTERAHTAAQLPQVGILNVGRLKLDNGFSPQALQLLKQNFEAGGMSLVYLNRRGFAPALFCGDCGHTFGCPNCSAKMVLHQRARQLRCHHCDHREPIPFKCPDCGNQDLTAVGHGTQRVEETLRAFLPKAAVVRVDRDSTAHKNDWADLYRRIADNKIDILVGTQMLAKGHDFARLNLVIVLNADGSLYSADFRAPERLFAELMQVSGRAGRADKPGKVLIQTQLPEHPVFAAVKAQDYAVFAENELNERQMFAMPPFGFQTAVRADAPRVADAMEFLNAAKETLAPLLPESVSQFGAAPMLMVRLAERERAQIFLESTSRQDLHRAVSLWVQVLQQNRDGKIRWSVDVDPQEA, encoded by the coding sequence ATGATCTACCACCGCATCGCTGTAAACGTGCCGCTTTCAGACGGCCTTTTGACTTATTCCCATTCCGAGCCGCTGCCGCAGGGAATGCGGGTGCTTGTGCCTTTCCGCAATAAAACCGTTGTCGGTGTTGTGTGGGAAACGGATATTGCGCCCGATATGGATACGGCGCGGATTTTGAGCGTTCAGACGGCCTTTTCGGACGAACCGCCGCTGCCCGAAAGCTGGCGTGATTTGCTCTCGTTTACGTCGCGTTATTACCATTATCCGACCGGGCAGGCAGTGTTTGCCGCGCTGCCGCAGGGTTTGAAGGAAACGCGCGCGGTGGAAATGCCGCAGCCGCCCTTGTTTTACGCGCTGAACGAAGCGGGCAGGGCGCAAACGCCGCCGCCGGCGCGGTTCAACAAAAAAGCGGCTTTGTGGGACGCGCTGCTTTCGGGCGGAATGACGATGGCGGCGTTGAAGCAGGTAAACGCGCAGGCGGCGAAATTAATCGAAGATTGGGCGGAACAGGGTTGGATTGAAACGACGGAAGCGGCGAAGCCCGTTTTAAGGTCGTACCACGGGCAGGCTTCGCACTCTGAATTTGTGTTGAACGCCGGCCAGCGGCAGGCTTCCGATGCCATTCAGACGACATTGGGACGCTTCCAGCCGTTTCTGCTGTACGGCATCACCGGCAGCGGCAAGACCGAGGTGTATTTTGATGCGATGGCGAAAGTGTTGGCGCAGGGGCGGCAGGTGTTGTTTCTGTTGCCCGAAATCAACCTCACGCCGCAGCTTTTGAAGCGGGTGGAAAACCGTTTTGCCGACGTGCCGACTGCCGTGTTGCACAGCCGGATGGCGGCAGGCAGGCGTACGCAGGATTATCTGCGCGCGATGTTAGGGCAGGCGAAGCTGGTGATCGGTACGCGGCTGGCGGTGTTCACGCCGATGGATGATGTCGGGCTGATTGTGGTCGATGAGGAACACGACGGCTCGTTCAAACAAGACAACGAATTGCGCTACCACGCCCGCGATTTGGCGGTGTGGCGGGCGAAGCAGAGCGGCTGCCCGATCATATTGGGAAGTGCCACGCCCAGCTTGGAGAGCTGGCACAAGGCGCAAAGCGGCGCGTACCGCCTGCTGCAACTGACCGAGCGCGCCCATACCGCCGCGCAACTGCCGCAAGTGGGCATCCTCAACGTAGGCCGTCTGAAACTTGACAACGGCTTCTCGCCGCAAGCCTTGCAGCTTTTGAAACAGAATTTTGAAGCGGGCGGTATGTCGCTGGTGTACCTCAACCGGCGCGGTTTCGCGCCCGCGCTGTTTTGCGGCGACTGCGGCCATACCTTCGGCTGCCCGAACTGTTCCGCCAAAATGGTGCTGCACCAACGCGCCCGCCAACTGCGATGCCACCACTGCGATCACCGCGAACCCATCCCGTTCAAATGCCCCGACTGCGGCAACCAAGACCTGACCGCCGTCGGCCACGGCACACAGCGCGTCGAAGAAACCCTGCGCGCCTTCTTGCCCAAGGCTGCCGTCGTCCGTGTTGACAGGGACAGCACCGCGCACAAAAACGACTGGGCGGATTTGTACCGCCGCATCGCCGACAACAAAATCGACATTTTGGTCGGCACGCAGATGCTCGCCAAAGGGCATGATTTCGCGCGGCTCAACCTCGTTATCGTGTTGAACGCCGACGGCAGCCTGTACAGCGCGGACTTTCGCGCGCCGGAAAGGCTGTTCGCCGAGCTGATGCAGGTGTCCGGCAGGGCGGGGCGCGCCGACAAACCCGGCAAGGTGTTGATACAGACCCAACTGCCCGAACATCCCGTTTTTGCCGCCGTCAAAGCGCAGGACTACGCCGTGTTTGCCGAAAACGAATTGAACGAGCGGCAAATGTTCGCGATGCCGCCCTTCGGTTTTCAGACCGCCGTCCGCGCCGACGCGCCGCGCGTTGCCGATGCGATGGAATTTCTCAACGCCGCCAAAGAAACCCTTGCCCCGCTGTTGCCCGAAAGCGTTTCCCAGTTTGGTGCCGCTCCGATGCTGATGGTGCGCCTCGCCGAACGCGAACGCGCGCAAATCTTCCTCGAATCGACATCCCGACAGGATTTGCACCGCGCCGTGAGTTTGTGGGTGCAGGTGTTGCAGCAAAACCGCGACGGCAAAATCAGATGGTCGGTGGATGTCGATCCGCAGGAGGCTTGA
- a CDS encoding CadD family cadmium resistance transporter: MFSTVITAAVLYIATAVDLLVILLIFFARANTRKEYRDIYIGQYLGSVILILVSLFLAFVLNYVPEKWVLGLLGLIPIYLGIKVAIYDDCEGEKRAKKELDEKGLSKLVGIVALVTVASCGADNIGLFVPYFVTLDLVDLLVTLLVFLILIFVLVYTAQRLANISGVGEIVEKFSRWIMAVIYIGLGLFIIIENNTIRTIISII, from the coding sequence ATGTTTTCGACTGTGATTACTGCTGCTGTTTTATATATTGCTACAGCAGTAGATTTGTTGGTAATACTATTAATATTTTTTGCTAGAGCAAATACTAGAAAAGAATATCGAGATATTTATATCGGACAATATTTAGGTTCTGTAATTTTAATATTAGTTAGTTTATTTCTAGCTTTTGTTTTAAATTATGTTCCGGAAAAATGGGTGTTGGGTTTATTAGGTTTAATACCGATTTACTTAGGTATTAAAGTTGCTATTTACGACGATTGTGAGGGCGAAAAAAGAGCTAAAAAAGAATTGGATGAAAAAGGGTTGTCAAAATTAGTCGGTATTGTTGCTTTGGTTACAGTTGCTAGTTGTGGTGCAGATAATATTGGACTTTTTGTTCCTTACTTTGTGACTTTAGATCTTGTCGACTTATTAGTTACTCTTCTTGTATTTTTAATATTGATTTTTGTTTTAGTATATACAGCACAAAGATTGGCTAATATTTCAGGTGTTGGTGAAATCGTAGAGAAGTTTAGTCGTTGGATAATGGCTGTTATTTATATTGGTTTAGGGTTATTTATTATTATTGAAAATAATACAATTCGAACAATAATATCAATAATATGA
- the adhP gene encoding alcohol dehydrogenase AdhP codes for MKMQAVVVNKNVAGDVEVVEREVRPLEYGEALVEVEYCGVCHTDLHVAAGDYGEKPGRVLGHEGIGLVKEVADGVKNLKVGDRVSIAWLFQSCGSCEYCNTGRETLCRSVLNAGYTADGGMATHCIVNADYAVKVPDGLDPAQASSITCAGVTCYKAIKVSGVRPGQWIAIYGAGGLGNLGVQYAKKVFGAHVVAIDINDDKLAFAKETGADLVVNAAKEDAAKVIQEKTGGVHAAVVTAVSAAAFNSAVNCVRAGGRVVAVGLPPESMDLSIPRLVLDGIEVVGSLVGTRKDLEEAFQFGAEGLVVPKVQLRALDEAPAIFQEMREGKITGRMVIDMKKECGCGHHH; via the coding sequence ATGAAAATGCAGGCAGTTGTTGTGAATAAAAATGTAGCGGGCGATGTGGAAGTAGTCGAACGCGAGGTTCGCCCGTTGGAATACGGCGAGGCATTGGTCGAAGTCGAATATTGCGGCGTATGCCACACCGACCTGCACGTTGCGGCAGGCGACTACGGCGAAAAACCGGGCCGCGTGTTGGGACACGAGGGCATCGGTTTGGTTAAAGAAGTTGCCGACGGTGTGAAAAATCTGAAAGTCGGCGACCGCGTCAGCATCGCCTGGCTGTTCCAAAGCTGCGGCTCTTGCGAATACTGCAATACCGGCCGCGAAACCCTGTGCCGTTCCGTATTGAACGCGGGCTACACCGCCGACGGCGGTATGGCGACCCACTGCATCGTCAATGCGGACTACGCCGTCAAAGTCCCCGACGGTCTCGACCCCGCCCAAGCATCCAGCATTACCTGCGCCGGCGTTACCTGCTACAAAGCCATTAAAGTTTCCGGCGTGCGCCCGGGACAGTGGATTGCAATTTACGGCGCGGGCGGTTTGGGCAACCTGGGTGTCCAATACGCGAAAAAAGTATTCGGCGCGCACGTTGTCGCCATCGACATCAACGACGACAAACTGGCGTTTGCCAAAGAAACCGGCGCGGATTTGGTTGTCAACGCCGCCAAAGAAGACGCTGCTAAAGTGATTCAGGAAAAAACCGGCGGCGTACACGCTGCGGTCGTAACCGCCGTATCTGCTGCCGCATTCAACTCTGCCGTGAATTGCGTCCGCGCGGGCGGACGTGTGGTTGCCGTCGGGCTGCCGCCGGAATCGATGGATTTGTCCATCCCGCGTTTGGTTTTGGACGGCATCGAAGTGGTCGGCTCTTTGGTCGGCACGCGCAAAGATTTGGAAGAAGCCTTCCAATTCGGCGCGGAAGGTTTGGTTGTGCCCAAAGTCCAACTGCGTGCTTTGGATGAAGCACCCGCCATTTTCCAAGAAATGCGCGAAGGCAAAATCACCGGCCGTATGGTGATCGATATGAAAAAAGAATGCGGCTGCGGCCATCACCACTGA
- a CDS encoding ABC transporter permease has product MIKTDKIRKPQPALFYIIDYLWSGFAGLSVAMVVVALWAWGSAVFGGFMLPAPVEVFQKSLDLLKHFQENEIGISLWRSVVGISVALVAGLAAGLVAGSFKTAMALLKPVITVLLAMPPIIWVVMALFWFGFGNPSVLFTIIVLVAPLTFASAAVGMASVNKQHEELFDAYKLGRLKKIRYLYIPHLTGYVISSIGVAVAMGVKVVIMAELLGASEGVGARIADARAMLETSTVMAYVVLVIVFVSLFEYLITKPLEILFMPWRR; this is encoded by the coding sequence ATGATTAAAACCGACAAAATCCGTAAACCGCAGCCTGCGCTGTTTTACATCATCGACTACCTTTGGAGCGGCTTTGCCGGTCTGAGTGTGGCGATGGTGGTGGTGGCGTTGTGGGCGTGGGGCAGTGCCGTGTTCGGTGGGTTTATGCTGCCTGCGCCGGTGGAGGTATTTCAAAAGTCTTTGGATTTATTGAAACATTTTCAGGAAAACGAAATCGGGATTTCGCTGTGGCGGTCGGTGGTGGGGATTTCGGTTGCTTTGGTAGCAGGATTGGCGGCGGGGCTGGTAGCGGGAAGTTTTAAGACGGCGATGGCGTTGCTCAAGCCTGTGATTACGGTTTTGTTGGCGATGCCGCCGATTATTTGGGTGGTGATGGCGTTGTTTTGGTTCGGTTTCGGCAATCCGAGCGTGTTGTTTACCATCATTGTGCTGGTTGCGCCGCTGACGTTTGCGAGTGCGGCAGTCGGGATGGCGAGCGTGAACAAGCAGCATGAGGAATTGTTTGACGCTTATAAATTAGGCCGTCTGAAAAAAATCCGCTATCTGTATATCCCGCATCTGACAGGCTATGTGATTTCCAGCATCGGCGTGGCGGTGGCGATGGGGGTGAAAGTGGTGATTATGGCGGAACTCTTGGGCGCGAGCGAAGGCGTGGGCGCGCGGATCGCGGACGCGAGGGCGATGCTGGAGACTTCGACGGTGATGGCTTATGTGGTGCTGGTCATCGTGTTTGTGTCGCTGTTTGAATACCTGATTACCAAGCCTTTGGAAATTTTGTTTATGCCGTGGAGAAGATGA
- a CDS encoding DsbC family protein, producing the protein MKTKLIKILTPFTVLPLLACGQTPVSNANAEPAAKAESAGKFVAASLKARLEKIYSAQDLKVLSVSETPVKGIYEVVVSGRQIIYTDANADYLFSGELIDINNRKNLTEQRMADLNKIDFASLPLDKAIKEVRGNGKLKVAVFSDPDCPFCRRLEHEFEKMTDVTVYSFMMPIAGLHPDAARKAQILWCQPDRAKAWTDWMRKGKFPAGGSICDNPVAETTSLGEQFGFNGTPTLVFPNGRSQSGYSPMPQLEEIIRKNQ; encoded by the coding sequence ATGAAAACCAAGTTAATCAAAATCTTAACCCCCTTTACCGTCCTCCCGCTGCTGGCGTGCGGGCAAACGCCCGTTTCCAATGCCAACGCCGAACCCGCCGCCAAAGCCGAATCCGCCGGCAAATTCGTTGCCGCCTCTTTGAAAGCGCGTTTGGAAAAAATCTATTCCGCCCAAGATTTGAAAGTGTTGAGCGTCAGCGAAACACCGGTTAAAGGCATTTACGAGGTCGTCGTCAGCGGCAGGCAGATTATCTACACCGATGCAAACGCCGATTATCTATTTTCCGGCGAACTTATTGACATCAACAACCGGAAAAACCTCACCGAACAGCGTATGGCAGATTTGAACAAAATCGACTTCGCCTCCCTGCCTTTGGACAAAGCCATCAAAGAAGTGCGCGGCAACGGCAAGCTGAAAGTCGCTGTCTTCTCCGACCCCGACTGCCCGTTCTGCAGACGCCTGGAACACGAGTTTGAAAAAATGACCGACGTGACGGTTTACAGCTTTATGATGCCCATTGCCGGCCTGCACCCCGATGCCGCGCGCAAGGCGCAAATCTTATGGTGTCAGCCCGACCGCGCCAAAGCGTGGACGGATTGGATGCGTAAAGGCAAATTCCCGGCCGGCGGCAGCATCTGCGACAACCCCGTCGCGGAAACCACTTCCTTGGGCGAACAGTTCGGCTTCAACGGCACGCCGACCCTCGTCTTCCCCAACGGGCGCAGCCAAAGCGGCTACAGCCCGATGCCCCAACTGGAGGAAATCATCCGCAAAAATCAATAA
- a CDS encoding NnrS family protein has product MNKFFTHPMRPFFVGAAVLAVLGASVFFISPGAIVLHRQIFLELMLPAAYGGFLTAALLDWTGFSGNLKPAATLMAVLLLVAAVLLPFLPQLAAFFVAAYWLVLLLFCAWLIWLDRNTDNFALLMLLAAFTVFQTAYAVSGDLNLLRAQVHLNMAAVMFVSIRVSVLLGAEALKECRLKDPVFIPNAVYKNIAITFLLLHAAAELWLPAQTAGFTALAVGFILLAKLRELHHHELLRKHYVRTYYLLQLFAAAGYLWTGAAKLQNLPASAPMHLITLSGMMGGVMMVWLTAGLWHSGFTKLDYPKLCRIAVPILFAAAVSRAVLMNVNPIFFITVPAILTAAVFVLYLLTFVPIFRANAFTDDPE; this is encoded by the coding sequence ATGAATAAATTTTTTACCCACCCTATGCGCCCGTTTTTCGTCGGTGCGGCGGTGCTTGCCGTACTCGGCGCGTCGGTGTTTTTCATCAGCCCCGGCGCCATCGTCCTGCACCGCCAAATTTTCTTGGAACTTATGCTGCCGGCGGCATACGGCGGTTTTTTGACTGCGGCTTTGTTGGATTGGACAGGTTTTTCGGGCAACCTGAAACCTGCCGCTACTTTGATGGCGGTGTTGTTGCTTGTTGCGGCTGTTTTATTGCCGTTTTTACCGCAACTTGCCGCATTTTTCGTTGCCGCCTATTGGCTGGTATTGCTGCTGTTCTGTGCTTGGCTGATTTGGCTTGACCGCAACACGGACAACTTCGCCCTCTTGATGCTGCTTGCCGCGTTCACAGTTTTTCAGACGGCCTATGCCGTCAGCGGCGATTTGAACCTGTTGCGTGCGCAAGTGCATCTGAATATGGCGGCGGTGATGTTTGTTTCCATACGCGTGAGTGTTTTGCTGGGTGCGGAAGCGTTGAAAGAATGCCGTCTGAAAGACCCCGTATTCATCCCCAACGCCGTCTATAAAAACATCGCCATCACCTTCCTGCTGCTGCACGCCGCCGCCGAACTTTGGCTGCCTGCGCAAACCGCCGGTTTTACCGCGCTCGCCGTCGGCTTCATCCTGCTTGCCAAGCTGCGTGAGCTTCACCATCACGAACTCCTGCGCAAACACTACGTCCGCACTTATTACCTGCTCCAGCTCTTTGCCGCGGCAGGCTATCTGTGGACAGGCGCGGCGAAATTGCAAAACCTGCCCGCCTCCGCGCCCATGCACCTGATTACCCTCAGCGGCATGATGGGCGGCGTGATGATGGTGTGGCTGACTGCCGGACTGTGGCACAGCGGCTTTACCAAGCTCGACTACCCCAAACTCTGCCGCATCGCCGTCCCCATCCTCTTTGCCGCCGCCGTCTCGCGCGCTGTTTTAATGAACGTGAACCCGATATTCTTCATCACTGTCCCCGCGATTCTGACCGCCGCCGTGTTCGTGCTTTACCTGCTGACATTCGTACCGATTTTTCGAGCGAACGCGTTTACAGACGATCCGGAATAA
- a CDS encoding ATP-binding cassette domain-containing protein, whose translation MLCLENVRFEILRDPIVRDFSLNLQHGEVKALFGPSGCGKTTVLRLIAGLETPKSGTIRNTFRKTGFLFQENRLPENLTAMQNIAIFMDKPDEGEIIALAAKVGLTAGDLNKYPTELSGGMAKRVAFLRLLLCGCDLALLDEPFVGLDRDLRDILVAMLVEKIERQTMACMLVTHDRFEASRLSHEIMLLSTKGMNVQNVMTLPTPLSERDSAFEEGVVAREFQGIHYYE comes from the coding sequence ATGCTCTGTCTTGAAAACGTGCGTTTTGAAATTCTCCGCGACCCCATCGTGCGCGATTTCAGTTTGAACCTGCAACACGGCGAAGTGAAAGCCTTGTTCGGGCCGAGCGGCTGCGGCAAGACGACGGTTTTGCGGCTGATTGCGGGCTTGGAAACGCCGAAATCGGGCACGATACGCAATACTTTCCGCAAAACGGGTTTTCTGTTTCAGGAAAACCGCCTGCCGGAAAACCTGACCGCGATGCAGAATATCGCGATTTTTATGGACAAACCCGATGAAGGCGAAATCATCGCGCTGGCGGCGAAAGTCGGGCTGACTGCGGGCGATTTGAACAAATATCCGACCGAATTGTCCGGCGGTATGGCGAAACGGGTGGCGTTTTTGCGCCTGCTGCTGTGCGGCTGCGACCTTGCCTTGCTGGACGAGCCGTTTGTCGGTTTGGACCGCGATTTGCGCGATATTTTGGTCGCCATGCTGGTGGAAAAAATCGAGCGGCAGACTATGGCGTGTATGCTGGTAACACACGACCGCTTTGAAGCCTCACGCCTGAGCCATGAAATCATGCTGCTTTCCACTAAGGGCATGAACGTGCAAAACGTGATGACCCTGCCCACACCGCTGTCCGAACGCGATTCGGCTTTTGAAGAAGGCGTGGTGGCAAGGGAGTTTCAGGGGATTCATTATTATGAGTGA
- a CDS encoding type IV pilin protein: MKNVQKGFTLLELLIAVAILSILTLIAYPSYKAYTRRIRLSEVKSTLLMNAQNLERYYRQKGTFDNYDPKKLKQNKYFNITLSKVTPDHFTLQAVPDPATNEGETCIVTLNDGGTLSAAGNGQSCPDFD; encoded by the coding sequence ATGAAAAACGTTCAAAAAGGCTTCACGCTGCTCGAGCTGCTGATTGCCGTCGCCATCCTCAGCATCCTGACGCTCATCGCCTACCCTTCTTATAAAGCCTACACCCGCCGCATCCGCCTGTCGGAAGTCAAATCCACCCTGCTGATGAACGCGCAAAACTTGGAGCGTTACTACCGCCAAAAAGGGACGTTTGACAACTACGACCCAAAAAAACTGAAACAAAACAAATATTTCAACATTACCTTAAGCAAAGTCACCCCCGACCACTTCACCCTTCAGGCCGTCCCCGATCCGGCGACCAACGAAGGCGAAACCTGCATCGTCACGCTCAACGACGGCGGCACGCTTTCCGCCGCCGGCAACGGACAATCCTGCCCGGACTTCGACTGA